From a single Vitis vinifera cultivar Pinot Noir 40024 chromosome 18, ASM3070453v1 genomic region:
- the LOC109121652 gene encoding putative 12-oxophytodienoate reductase 11, producing MDDKVQGQNGVSAETPIPLLRPYKLGKFQLSHRIVLAPLTRQRSWNNVPQPPAILHYSQRTSKGGLLIAEATGVSDTAEGYL from the exons ATGGACGATAAGGTACAAGGACAAAATGGAGTCTCCGCTGAAACCCCCATCCCTCTTCTCAGGCCATACAAGTTGGGCAAGTTCCAGCTTTCTCACAG GATTGTTCTAGCACCATTAACCAGACAGAGATCTTGGAACAATGTTCCTCAACCACCTGCTATCTTACATTACTCTCAAAGAACCAGCAAAGGGGGTCTTCTCATAGCCGAAGCTACAGGAGTTTCCGACACTGCTGAAGGGTACTTATAA